The Pirellulales bacterium DNA window ATAACTCTTCGTTATTAACGCTGTCCGCCAGCGCCCATTTTAACTCGACGGGTTGGCCGCCCGAAACGGCTGTCACGGTCAAATCGGCGGGTTGGGATAATTTACCCTGGCCGATGACCACGGTATCACGGTCGTAACGCAACGGCGGCAGTTTGCGGGGGGAGATTTCCTCCAATCCCGCGGGCAAATTCACCGCGGTCGGCCACAAAACCGGTTGCCTGCTCGAATCTGCCAACAGTTGTCCGGCTTGTTGGGCGGTTAGCGTCTGGCCGTCGATCAGCAAGTTACCACCGGTTTGATTGGCCAAGACGGCTAAAAAAGCGTTGTGAGCGTCAGGGCCGATGGCATAGCTGGTGACACTGATCTGTGCATCGGCGGATTGTTCCACCAGTTGATTCAGGTCAGCGCCCCCCGTGCCGGCGTTATTGGCCCCGTCGCCGATATAGATGATACGCTTTGCGCCCGCGGCCGCGGATAGTTCCTTAACCGCCGCGCTCAGGCCGGTGTCCATGTCGGTGGTGCCCAGCGGCACGCGCTGACGCAGTTTGGCCGTGGCGGTTTTCCATTCGGCGCTCTGAGGCGCGATAAAGCCCGCGGTCAAGGGAATGGCTTGCAGGTCCAAGGCCATCAATTGCACGCGGTCGTTTTTGCCCAGTCCGGCGGCAAGTTGTTCCAGCGCGGCCAGGGCCTTGTCTCGATAAACGCCCGATTGACTAGCGGAGGTGTCAAACAACACCACCACATCATGGGCATCGGCCGGTGGAACGATGGTTTGCGGTTGCAGGCTGAGGGCAAAATAAGCTTTGCCGTCGGCGGCGGTGTAGCTTTCCAGTTGGCTGCCGGGCAAGGCCACGGCACTGGCCGCGCTGGCGGTCGGGGCCGCGCTGGTGGTCGGAGCAAGGGTGGGAGCTTTGATCCCCGGCGGGGCGGCAAAGACCTGTTGATACAACAATCCCTGGGTTGGGGCAAATGCCATCCCACCCAGGGCCATCGTTAGCGCGGGTGTTCCCAGCGCGAGTTTTCCCAAGACCAAATTCCAACGACGAGTTCGCATTGCGCTCTCCTAATGACGCAAAAAACTGAAGCGCGGGATTCCGTGTTCCGGTAGCGGAACCACCATCGCCTAGTATGGGTCAAATGTGATTAGTCAACCAACGATAAGCGGTATGATCATGTAGCCTTTTTATGATCCTGCGTTTATTTACCTAAACCCCCACAGGAAATAAACACGCACAACATGCCGGCAGGCTTTCCTTTTACGGCATCTTGATCATTGTTATCACCCTCAGGCGCAATTACAGCAATAGCCGGGAAAAAATTTGCAGCTCCCGCAAACTTGGGCCGTGCTTGCCATTCCGCTGGGCGGGATAACATTCTCTATCTTATTCGGCGACTTGGCCGCATGCTAGGAAAATCTGCCGATTTTCCGCTTTCCCGGAATGGCTTTTTGGCAAAAAAGCGGTTCCGGGGACGGGTTTTTCCGGGAAAATGCGTCCTAGGGACTGCATGACCCGGCAATGACAACCAAGCAGGACCATTTTTGAGGGGGTTTTTCCCCCGGCAGGGCCAAGCCAGTTTGGCGGTATCAAACGGTCATTTGACACGGATTGCCACTTTTTAGCACACGAGGCGAGCCGGAGAATTCCCGCATCTGTGACACAGAAAGTTGGCAAACTGGCCACACCTAAACAACCAAGCGGAAATCCCGGCTCGGACCGGACAAAAATACCGTGTTTTTTTGCTTAGGCAATTTTGGTGATGCCCGGCATCGCGATTTCGTGCGGGATACTGACATCTCCCCAGGAATATTCTTTAGGAGTCAGGTTCTCCTGGCTGTTAAGAGCTTCTTCCCAGGTGACTTTGCGTCCCGTGTAGGCGGACAGGCGGCCCATGATCGCCATTAATGTGCTTTGGCACATATATTGGCCATTATTGATCGTGTCGCCGGATTGCAGGGCCTGAAAGAGGGCGGCATGTTCGGCGCGGTACATATTTTCATTTTTGCCGGTAAATTTCCAAGGCTGTTCGCCGGTAATGGCGTGCTTCATGATATTGGCCGTCCCCTTGGAGCCATAAATCAGATCATTCACATCGACATGGCAGCCGTTTTGTTGGCGGCAATCGGAAAATAGCCGCATTCCGTTTTTATATTCAAAAACCGAGCTAAAGTGATCATAAATATGCCCAAAGCGCGGATCGGTGCGGGTTTGTCGCCCCCCCAGGCTGACACAACTGACGGGGGCTTCGTCGCCCAAGGCCCAGGCCCCTTTGTCCAGGCTATGAATGTGTTGTTCGGCAATGTGATCCCCGGAGAGCCAGGTGTAATAAAGCCAATTGCGCATTTGGTATTCCATTTCGCTCCACTTGGGATCACGGGGATGGTGCCATAATTCGCCCGTGAGATAAGTGACGTGGATTGCGCGAATGTCGCCAATGCGGCCGTCGTGAATTTCCCGCATGGTGGCAATTTTGGCCGGTTCATAGCGGTAGCATAATCCCGAGACGATATTCAGTTTTTTATCCTTGGCCGCGGCGCAACTAGCCAGAACCCGTCGCACACCGGCGGCATCCACGGCCACAGGTTTTTCACAAAAGACATGCTTTCCTGCCTGGACAGCGTACTCCAAATGCAATGGCCGAAAGTGCGGCGATGTGCAGAGCAGCACAATATCTATCCCGGAATCTATAACCTGCTTGTACGCGTCAAAACCCACAAATTGGCGATCCTTGGGGACATCGATGCGGTCCTGATACTCGCTGGCTTGCATCCCCGCGAGCGAACTTTCCAGCCGGTCGGCAAAGGTATCCCCCAGGGCGACAATTTGACAATTGGGATCGGCGCTTAGGGCGTCCATGGCCGCTCCGCTCCCCCGGCCCCCGCAACCCACTAGTCCAATCCGCAGCCGATCCGACCCGGCGGCATGCACGCCTCGGCCAATGGCTAGGGTCGCCGCGCCAGCCAAAGCTGTCGTCCCCAAAAATTGCCGCCGCGAAGGTAAAGCACCAGCATTTAACGTGAGCTTGGAATTGGCAACGGCGGATGTGTTGGTGTGCATAATAGTAAGAAGAAAAAAGCAGGAAAAGGTCTGGCGGAAATGGTAGCCGGAAATCCAGGATTTGCAAAGAATCAGCATTTAATATAGCGATTTATAATTAAGGTGCAAACATTTTCGGGATTATTCATACAGATTGCGATTTTGCTCATAAATGTTTGGTGCAAGATAACCAAGTAAGCGGGAGGAGTTGAGCAATTTCCAAGGACAACCCCTATCCCCCGCTGTTGTCCTTCAATATCGCCGATTTTCGCTGTGATAAAAGGACTCTGCCAAACCGATATCGCGCGGCGACGATAGCCTGGAGGCAATTTTTGTGCTGCGGAGCTGTTAAACGCCTTATACAATAGCCGCATGTCCGCCGTGACCGCCATCACCGAGATCCACCCCCCCGCCAGTCCCGCGTTGCACACGCTGGTCTGGGAAGAACTTTCGCGACGGGTGGATGCGTTTTGCGCCGCTTGGGAAAGCCCCGATCCCCCGCTGGATTTGCGGCCATTCTTGCCCGCCGAGGACCCCACCATTCGCCGGTTGGTGCTCATTGAGCTGATCAAAGTTGATCTCGAGTACCGCTGGGTGCGACATGACCTGCCTAAACATGTCGAAGAATACGGCGGCGATTTTCCCGAACTCTTGGAAAAAGGGGAATTTCCCGCGGACCTGATTTATGAGGAATTTCACCTCCGCTCCCAGACCCCCGCGCCGCCACCGGCGCAAGAATATTATCACCGCTTTCCGGGGCAAGAAGCGCTCTTACGCAAATTAATCGGTGGCGAGACTAATCAGACCATTTCTACCCTGGCCAGCGGCCGCCGCGACCCTAGGTTTGAGCCAGGCGAACAAATTGACGATTTTGACTTGTTGCTCAAACTGGGCCAGGGGGCCTTTGCCGGGGTCTATCTGGCCCGCCAGCGGTCGATGCAGCGGATTGTCGCCCTAAAAATTTCACAAGACAAGGGTACCGAATCCCAAACGCTGGCTCAGCTTGACCATCCCCATATTGTTCGTGTTTATGACCAACGGTTGATTCCCGAGCGGAAGCTGCGGCTCATGTACATGCAGCACATTCCCGGGGGAACGCTGCAACAAGTGGTCGAGCGGGTCAGATCCATCCCTCCCCACGAACGGACCGGTCGGCTACTGTTGGAATGCGTGGATGCGCAACTGCGCGACCGGGGCGAAGACATACCGCACGAATCAGGATTGCGTCAGCGCCTGGCCCGCATGTCGTGGCCGCAAGCGGTTTGCTGGATTGGTTCGCGGCTGGCGCAAGCGCTGGATTACGCCCATCAGCGGGGAGTCTTGCACCGCGATATTAAGCCCGCGAATGTGTTGGTGGCGGCGGATGGCTCTCCTCGCTTGGCGGATTTTAATGTTAGCTTTAGTTCCAAGGTGGCGGGTATCACCCCCGCCACGTTTTTTGGCGGTTCGCTGGCGTATATGTCGCCGGAACAATTGGAGGCGACCAATCCCCAGTCCGCGCGTCAACCGGAAGAACTGGACGGGCGGAGCGACATTTACTCCCTGGCAATTATGTTGTGGGAATTGCTGGCCGGGCAGCGCCCGTTTGCCGAACAGGCACTTTCCGGCAATTGGCAGGAACTGCTGTCGCAATTAACCGAAATGCGCCAGCGTGGCATCCCCCCCGAGCAATGGCGGCAATTGCCCGCTCCCCTGCCCGCGGGATTAGCCGAGCTGCTATCGCAGTGTCTGGCTCCGGCGGCCGATCAGCGTCCCGCCACCGCCGCCACCCTCGCCCGGGAACTCGAATTATGCCTGCAACCCGCGGCCCGCCAGTTGTTTCATCCCCGTACCACCGGCTGGCCAAATTTTGCCCAATGGGGGCGGAGCTATCCCCTTTTACTAGTGGTCTTGGCGGGTTTGATACCGAATGTGCTCCTGAGCGTGTTAAATATTATTTTTAACCTTGGCACTGTCGCCAGCAACTATCTGAGCTTTGCCGAATTTGCCCGGACTATCATCTATCCCGTGAACGGGTTGGCGTATCCCTGGGGGATTGGCCTGGGCTTGTGGCTGGTTTGGCCAGTTATCACCGCGGTCAGCCAGCGTCGACAAGTGGCATTTCGCCCTGTGGATGCGTTGACGCCGCCACTCGCTCCGTTTTTGCCCGCGCGCTGTCTAAATTTGGGCCTGTGGATCGCGCTGATAGTCTTTGCCCTGTGGTGCGTGTCGGGCGTGGCAATCCCTATTTTACTGAGCCGAGCCGTGGAAGCTCCCCAGGTGGTTCCCTGGTCCTCGCGCGGGTTGCTGTTTGGGTCGCAACTGTTGTTTGGCGCGATGTCCGCGACGCAGGTTTATTTTTTGTTGACGTGGCTCTGCCTGCGCAGCTTTTACCCGGTGCTGGTCCCGCCTGGGGGTGGAACACTCTCTGATCAAGAACATCTGCTGGCGACCGAACGCGTGGCCAGCAGAATGTTTTTTGTGACATTGGCCACGCCGTTTTTAGCACTTGCCTGCTTACCCCTGACAGGAACCCCCACCGATCAACATTTCACCGGCGTCTTTGTCGTCATCACGGTGTTTGGGTTTGTTAGCTTGGCGCTGAGTTATTTTTTTCAGCGCACCCTGCAACAAGACATTCAGGTTTTGTTGCAAACGCAAGCCCCCGGTGGCGGCTCCTCGTGGAGCGTGGGCCTGGGGGATTCATTTTTTACGGGATCGCGTTAGTGTCCCGGTTCTGGGCAATTGCAGCCCGTGGGGCCATGGATTACATCAGATTGGCAGGGATGAGGTATTTTTTCCACATGGGGTAAATTCGCCACGCGTCCTGTACTTATCCCCTTCGGCGGTGTTAATTCTGTAAAATTATTAATCTTTGCGATAGATAAGCTCAAGTTTTTTGACTCCAGGCCCGCTGCGCACTATTAATTTAATGGCGTTCGCCACAAAGACCGTCTTGTCTTGTCTGGCGGTTTTATTCAGTTTCCTGCCTGCCGCGCGGCTTAATATGCGCGCCAGGGGCATTCATCACGATTGATCCATGATAAAAAGTGTGACCTTGCCGGGACGTTTGTCAGGTTTTGGCTCTACTTCCGGGGGAATGTCGGGAGTAAAAAAACAAATCGACGCGCTGCTCGGTGCCCTGTATCCCACCGGTGCTTCACTAGAACGGCGGGCGGAAAAAAGAATGCCCTATCCCCACCTGGTTTATTTAACGCCGGTTGCCCCCGATGGCCACACCCCCGCTGGCGAAACACAAGTGGTCGCTGGCAAACACCTCAGCGAAAACGGTTTGGGCTTTTACCATCAGCAACCGCTGCACTATCGACGGATGATTGTCAGTCTGGATCAGGGAAATGGTCGTTGGTTAGGGGTGCTAATTGACCTGACTTGGTGCCGCTTTACCAAACAAGGTTGGTACGAAAGCGGAGGCCGGTTTTTACAGTTAGTACCCTCCCCAATTGACGAAACTCCGTTGTCTTCAGCCTCCCCGCAAATCGACACTAGTTTGGCGGTAGAGGAGTTCATGTCCATCTAAAGCAATGCCCGCAAATGGTCGGGATCGTCAGGATCGCAAGCCAACAAAAACTCGACAACTTCGTGTAATAATTCGGGTTTTTCCAGCAGTTTGAGGCACCAGACAAGCTGCTTACCCGCGGCAAAAAAAAGTTCATTGGCCGGGGCCGACCGCGGTACAGACGGCGGCCACGCTCCGGTGTGTCTGGGGGGTTTGGCCCGCATGATCGCTTTGTGCCCGATCTGATAGGCATAGCCGTAATGCCCCCGGGCCAAGCGATAATCCTTTTCGGCCAGGGCCAGATCTCCCAGCCGAAAATGCACGCCCATGTTGTCGGGGCAGCCATCTAGTAGCCAGCGTAATTCCTCGCGGGCGATTTCGATTTCGTCCGCCTCTAGCATCTCCTCCACATCAGCCAGATCCAGCTCGCGCTCTTGAACGCAACGAGGCTGGACAAACTCCCATGCGCCCGAGGAATTTCGCCGTAACGCGACCTGGTTGGCGGAATCACGACGATTTGCCGCGGCGGAGTCGGAGTCTTCCCGTGCTGGTCGGCGATCGTGGAATGGATATTTGCGTTTAGCCACAAGGGGACAACTTTTATTAATAAAGTAACCGAGGTCAAGTCGGCGCGCGGCCGTGATGAACTGCTGGCGGGATTCGGGCTGTTAACTTAGAATAACACCCCTGGCGAAGGTCGTCGAATGGAAATCTAGTCGCTAGAATCTCGGCGGCACTCCTACTTCCCGCGCGCAGGACGGTTGCCGTGAAAAAGTTATCCCCCGCCCCCCACCGCGAAACTTCCGTGCCGCTTTCCGCCAACTGGCTAAAGAACGTACGGCGGCGATTGCTGGACTGGTTTGAGGGGGCACAACGACCGCTTCCCTGGCGGAGCACGCGAGATCCCTACGCTATTTGGCTTAGCGAGATCATGCTGCAACAGACCACCGTGGCGACGGTTACTCCCGCGTATCGGCGGTTTTTAATCGCCTTTCCCACATTGGCCGACTTGGCCGCCGCTTCTGAATCCCAAGTGCTGCGGGCGTGGGAAGGGTTAGGCTATTATCGCCGTGCCAGGCAACTACACTCGGCCGCTCAAATCCTGATGCGCGATCATCAGGGGATATTTCCCCGTGACCCACGGCAGATCTTGGCATTGCCCGGCATCGGGCGTTACACCGCCGGAGCGATCGCCTCGATCGCCTTTGATTTGCCCGAACCCATTCTTGAAGCCAATACCTACCGTGTTTGGGCACGGCTACTAGGGGAAACTCGCCCCGTGCGTCATACCGCAACCCAGGCCCGCTTGTGGGAAGCGGCCGCAAAAATCCACTCCTCCCGAAAAACCGGAGCCGGACAGCTTAATCAGGCGCTTATGGAATTGGGTAGCCAAATCTGTCTGCCCAAGGTCCCGGGCTGCTTAATTTGTCCGGTACAGAGTCTGTGCGCGGCCTATCAGAGCGGCCAAGTAGCGCAGATCCCCGCGGCGGAAGCAGGTACCAACTGGACACTCCGCCATGAAGGGGCGGTGATCGTCAGCGAGGAGCGCGGCTTGCTCATGACGCAATACGCGGATGGAGTCCGCTGGGCGGGCTTGTGGGATGTGCCGCGGGTGGTATTTTCCACTGGAGAATCAATCCCCACGGAAATAGCGGTCCCCTGGGAAAAACCCTGGACAAACACTCTAAAGAAGATCCTCGCAACCAAAGTACCGGGACGCTGGCGGATTGGTCCATGGTTCCGGCGTTTTAAGCATACCGTCACACGCTATAAAATTACGCTGGATGTCTGGCAGGCCAACTGGCGGGGAAAAACAAGCCTTGGTCCAAAATCGTTTGATCCCCGCGAGTATCGCGATGTCCGCTGGGTGCCCTTGGACCAGTTAGCCGGTTTGCCGCTTTCAACGACGGGGCGCAAGATCGTGAATGAGTATTTGGGCGAGAATTAACATGTTTACGGCAATTTTTTGGTTTAATATCTTAATGCAGTCCAAGATTCCCGCGCGCTGATTGTATTCAACATTGTCAGTCGGGCAGGCCCATTGCCTGGCGATAGCAATAATCCAAAAGCAATTCCATCTCCAGACGCTGCGCTTGTTGACAGATCATGATCAGGGAGGAATGTTGATGGCGTTCGGCGTACTGGCATAAATCCACAAACTTCGCGGCCAACCATGCTGTTCCCATAGCCAGTTCCCGCAGTTGTGGTGGGGTCTGTCCCTGGCTAGCGGCCTGAAATAACGGCAACGCCCGCTGGCATAATAATGGGTGGATGGGGTGCGGACCGACCCGGTCAAACCAATATTTAGCGTTTCCGGGATCAGGTTCCCGCCGGTGCATAATTCCGTGCCAGTAACTTCCCGTGGGATTATTGAGGGATTGGCTAATTGTATGGGATTCTTCCAATCCGTCATAAAGCAGCAATAATCCCGCGAGAATACTCCGCGCAAACTCTTTTTGGACAATTGGTCGGGGAGCAAGTAATTCGGCCAGTTCCAGTCGGCCTAATTGTTCGCACGGCGTGGATTGCCGCTTACCCGGTCCCAGGTTGTTTAGACCCGCCTGTTCTACCCATTCCGCAAGCCGGGGAGATTGTAAATACTGATAAGCTGCCACGCGCTCTGAAGATGGTCGGTTTGTCACAATGTTGCCCGAAGATAATGTGACGTTTGTTTTACCGCGACACTACCACAGTATCGCATCAGGAGAGTAAATTTGGCAGGTGTGTCATATTAGGTTTTTGTGAAAAATTTGCTTTCAAATTTAGTTCAGGCATAAACGATTGGCGTTATCGATTAAAAAATATACAAATCACTGCCCGGAAAATACATCCCCCCAAATGGATTTTGACTGATCCAAATTGCTCGGCGGAAATGTGATGGTGAATTGTTTTTTTCCGAAATGCATAAACTTCATGACGCGCGGCAAACTGAATTTTTTTGATGAAATTAGGTTAAATTGCAAAAAATGTCCTGATGGGTAAGGATGGGTCGATTTTTGCCTGATTTTCTCTCGCCGTTCAAGACTTCTTTTATAGTTTCCCATCACCCCCCCACTGCAGAAAACCGGGCTTTTGTGGTAAAACCTGGATGTGGTGATGAGAGCGGCCCTGATTGCCTATTTTACTAAAAGGGCGTTGGGGGATCTGCATTTTGTCTGCCCGGCGATTTTTTTGATCCCCTTCCTTTTGGCCACGTTGTGATGGGTAAACCGTTGTACTCGACCGTGGCGATTGTGGGCGTGGGGCTGATCGGTGGCTCGCTGGGCTTGGCCCTCCGGGAACGTAAACTGGCCCGCCGGGTGGTGGGAATCGGTCGGCATACGCAGTCTTTGGCCGAGGCGGAATCGTTAGGGGCGATCAGTGTCGGAACCACGGATTTGGCCGCAGGGGTCAAAGACGCGGAATTGATTATCTTGGCGACGCCCGTGGCCAGCATTGTCCCTTTGGCACGGGAAATTGCCTCGTTGGCCGCTGAAAACGCCATCATGACCGACTGCGGTAGCACGAAACGACAAATCGTGCGAGATTTGGTCAAAAATTACCCCCGCGGGATACAATTTGTCGGCAGTCACCCCCTGGCGGGAGGAGAAAAGCAAGGCCCCTTGGCGGCCAAGGCGGATTTGCTGAATGGCAAATACGTGGTGCTAACCCCTGGTACAAAGCAGTCGGCGGAGTCCTCCGCGGTGCTGGCGGTGGCGGACTTTTGGACATCATTAGGGGCAACCGTGGTGTTCATGTCCCCGCGGGAACATGACAAATCGCTGGCCGCGGTCAGCCATTTGCCACATCTGGCGGCGGCGGCCCTGGCCCGCATGACCAGCATGGCGGATTTGCCCCTGTGCGCCACGGGCTGGCGGGACACCACCCGCATTGCCGCGGGCGACGCCCGCCTATGGACCGAGATTGCCCTCTCTAACCAAGATTACCTGGTGGCGGCCCTCGAAAAATATCAGCGTGAATTAGCCCTCTTCACGCGGGCTTTGGCCGTGGGGGATACGCGTAAACTCGAACAATTATTTCAGCAGGCGAAGGAGCGACGCGATGCTGTGGGAAGTTGAAATTCGGCCCATCCCCACTGAACCAGATCGCGCCGCCGCGCGCATCCACCAAGCCGCGGTTGAAATCGGCCTCCCCGCCGACTGCCGGGTTTGGGCCGCGTCGGGGTATCTATTAGACGGTGATTTAACTCGGGAACAAGTCCTTTGCGCCGCGGCGGAACTATTGTGCGATCCGGTGGTGGAAGAGTTTCGCGTGGCATCCTCCACCGATACCGAATGGCTTTTACCTCCGGAGAATGGCTACACCCAACTGATCCATGTCCTGTATAAGCCCGGGGTGATGGATCCCGTGGCGGCCAGCGCCGCCAGCGCACTTGCCGATGGTGGCTGGCGGACCACCGGTGTGCGCACATTTCGCAAATATTGGCTAGGAAGATTGGACACCGCGCAGTTGCACCGGCTGTCAACAAACGTACTGGCCAATGACGCCATCGAAGAAGCAATAGTAGGCCCCTTGCCATTTGATAAATTGGCCCTGGGCACCGATTATCGTTTGACGCAAATCACAGTCCCGATTCGCGCGTTATCAGACGATGAACTGCAAAAATTGAGCCGCGAAGGGCAGTTGTATCTGCAACTGGCCGAGATGCAAACCATTCGCGCGTATTACCGCGATTTGGAGCGTGATCCCACGGATATCGAGCTAGAAACCCTGGCCCAAACTTGGAGCGAACATTGCTCGCACAAGACGCTGGCGGGGCGGGTGCACTATCGCGGGCCGGAGGGGGAGCGCTTTTATCAGAATTTGTTGAAGGAAACAATTTTTGCGGCGACAGTGCGGATTCGCCAAGAATTAGGCCCCGCCGATTGGTGTGTCAGTGTGTTTCAGGACAACGCGGGAATTGTACGGTTTGACGATCAGTACAATATCGTGATGAAGGTCGAAACGCACAACCACCCCTCGGCCATCGAGCCCTATGGCGGGGCCAATACCGGCCTGGGGGGGGTCATCCGCGACCCGCTGGGGACCGGTTTGGGGGCCAAACCCATCTGCAGCACCGATGTGTTTTGCTTTGCCCCCCCCGACACGCCGGGGACCGACTTGCCCCCGGGGGTCTTGCATCCCCGCCGCGTCATGCGCGGCGTTGTCAGCGGCGTGCGCGATTATGGTAATCGCATGGGCATACCCACGGTCAATGGCGCTGTCTGCTTTGATCCCCGCTACCTGGGAAATCCATTGGTCTATTGCGGCAATGTGGGGCTAATTCCGCGCGATAAATCATTTAAAGAAGTCTTGCCCGGGGATTGGATCGTGGCCCTGGGGGGACGGACCGGCCGGGACGGGATTCATGGAGCCACCTTTAGCTCCGCCGAACTCACCAGCGAAAGCGAGTCCGTGTCCGGCGGCGCGGTCCAAATCGGCAACGCCATCACCGAAAAAATGGTCCTGGATGTCGTCCTGCAGGCGCGGGACCGCAATCTGTTTCATGCAATCACTGATTGCGGCGCGGGGGGGTTCTCGAGCGCGGTGGGCGAAATGGGGGCCGACCTAGGCGCGCGGGTGGATCTGGAAAAAGCTCCCCTCAAATACACCGGGCTAAGTTATACGGAAATTTGGATTAGCGAGGCGCAGGAACGGATGATTCTGGCCGTGGGCCCCGATCAATGGCCTGAATTTTTATCACTGTGTCAGGCGGAGGGAGTGGAAGCGACGATTTTAGGGCAGTTTGTTCCCACGGGGCGGTTGCAATTGTTCTATGCGGGGACCTTGGTGGGGGATTTGGACATGCAATTTTTGCATGACGGCCGTCCCCCCGTAATCCGTCCCGCGACTTACACACCGCACAACGATTCTCCGTTGACGGTCAAAGGTGAATTGCCATCGTTGCAAAATGTATTGCCGCGGGTGCTGGCCGACTGGAACGTTTGCAGCAAAGAATGGATCATCCGCCAATATGACCATGAAGTGCAAGGGGGCAGCGTCCTCAAACCCCTAGTTGGCCCCGCGCAGTCCGGTCCCGGTGACGCCGCTGTCGTTCGGCCGGTGTTGCGCTCTCAACGCGGAATGGTGGTGAGTTGCGGTATTTGCCCTAGTTTTGGCGACTATGACACGTACCATATGGCCGCCAGCGCCTTTGACGAGGCTGTCCGTAACGCCGTGGCAGTCGGGGCCGACCCCCGGCAAATCGCGGTACTGGACAACTTTTGCTGGGGTGACTGCGAAAAACCCGAAACACTCGGCGCGCTGGTCCGTGCCGCGCAGGCTTGCCATGATTTGGCCATTGCCTGGAAAATGCCCTTTGTTAGCGGCAAGGATAGCCTGAACAACGAATTTCGTTACGTGGACGGGGCAGGGCAAAAGCGGACAATCGCTATTCCCCATA harbors:
- a CDS encoding Gfo/Idh/MocA family oxidoreductase; amino-acid sequence: MHTNTSAVANSKLTLNAGALPSRRQFLGTTALAGAATLAIGRGVHAAGSDRLRIGLVGCGGRGSGAAMDALSADPNCQIVALGDTFADRLESSLAGMQASEYQDRIDVPKDRQFVGFDAYKQVIDSGIDIVLLCTSPHFRPLHLEYAVQAGKHVFCEKPVAVDAAGVRRVLASCAAAKDKKLNIVSGLCYRYEPAKIATMREIHDGRIGDIRAIHVTYLTGELWHHPRDPKWSEMEYQMRNWLYYTWLSGDHIAEQHIHSLDKGAWALGDEAPVSCVSLGGRQTRTDPRFGHIYDHFSSVFEYKNGMRLFSDCRQQNGCHVDVNDLIYGSKGTANIMKHAITGEQPWKFTGKNENMYRAEHAALFQALQSGDTINNGQYMCQSTLMAIMGRLSAYTGRKVTWEEALNSQENLTPKEYSWGDVSIPHEIAMPGITKIA
- a CDS encoding serine/threonine-protein kinase; this encodes MSAVTAITEIHPPASPALHTLVWEELSRRVDAFCAAWESPDPPLDLRPFLPAEDPTIRRLVLIELIKVDLEYRWVRHDLPKHVEEYGGDFPELLEKGEFPADLIYEEFHLRSQTPAPPPAQEYYHRFPGQEALLRKLIGGETNQTISTLASGRRDPRFEPGEQIDDFDLLLKLGQGAFAGVYLARQRSMQRIVALKISQDKGTESQTLAQLDHPHIVRVYDQRLIPERKLRLMYMQHIPGGTLQQVVERVRSIPPHERTGRLLLECVDAQLRDRGEDIPHESGLRQRLARMSWPQAVCWIGSRLAQALDYAHQRGVLHRDIKPANVLVAADGSPRLADFNVSFSSKVAGITPATFFGGSLAYMSPEQLEATNPQSARQPEELDGRSDIYSLAIMLWELLAGQRPFAEQALSGNWQELLSQLTEMRQRGIPPEQWRQLPAPLPAGLAELLSQCLAPAADQRPATAATLARELELCLQPAARQLFHPRTTGWPNFAQWGRSYPLLLVVLAGLIPNVLLSVLNIIFNLGTVASNYLSFAEFARTIIYPVNGLAYPWGIGLGLWLVWPVITAVSQRRQVAFRPVDALTPPLAPFLPARCLNLGLWIALIVFALWCVSGVAIPILLSRAVEAPQVVPWSSRGLLFGSQLLFGAMSATQVYFLLTWLCLRSFYPVLVPPGGGTLSDQEHLLATERVASRMFFVTLATPFLALACLPLTGTPTDQHFTGVFVVITVFGFVSLALSYFFQRTLQQDIQVLLQTQAPGGGSSWSVGLGDSFFTGSR
- a CDS encoding A/G-specific adenine glycosylase; this translates as MKKLSPAPHRETSVPLSANWLKNVRRRLLDWFEGAQRPLPWRSTRDPYAIWLSEIMLQQTTVATVTPAYRRFLIAFPTLADLAAASESQVLRAWEGLGYYRRARQLHSAAQILMRDHQGIFPRDPRQILALPGIGRYTAGAIASIAFDLPEPILEANTYRVWARLLGETRPVRHTATQARLWEAAAKIHSSRKTGAGQLNQALMELGSQICLPKVPGCLICPVQSLCAAYQSGQVAQIPAAEAGTNWTLRHEGAVIVSEERGLLMTQYADGVRWAGLWDVPRVVFSTGESIPTEIAVPWEKPWTNTLKKILATKVPGRWRIGPWFRRFKHTVTRYKITLDVWQANWRGKTSLGPKSFDPREYRDVRWVPLDQLAGLPLSTTGRKIVNEYLGEN
- a CDS encoding prephenate dehydrogenase, yielding MGKPLYSTVAIVGVGLIGGSLGLALRERKLARRVVGIGRHTQSLAEAESLGAISVGTTDLAAGVKDAELIILATPVASIVPLAREIASLAAENAIMTDCGSTKRQIVRDLVKNYPRGIQFVGSHPLAGGEKQGPLAAKADLLNGKYVVLTPGTKQSAESSAVLAVADFWTSLGATVVFMSPREHDKSLAAVSHLPHLAAAALARMTSMADLPLCATGWRDTTRIAAGDARLWTEIALSNQDYLVAALEKYQRELALFTRALAVGDTRKLEQLFQQAKERRDAVGS
- the purL gene encoding phosphoribosylformylglycinamidine synthase subunit PurL, which translates into the protein MLWEVEIRPIPTEPDRAAARIHQAAVEIGLPADCRVWAASGYLLDGDLTREQVLCAAAELLCDPVVEEFRVASSTDTEWLLPPENGYTQLIHVLYKPGVMDPVAASAASALADGGWRTTGVRTFRKYWLGRLDTAQLHRLSTNVLANDAIEEAIVGPLPFDKLALGTDYRLTQITVPIRALSDDELQKLSREGQLYLQLAEMQTIRAYYRDLERDPTDIELETLAQTWSEHCSHKTLAGRVHYRGPEGERFYQNLLKETIFAATVRIRQELGPADWCVSVFQDNAGIVRFDDQYNIVMKVETHNHPSAIEPYGGANTGLGGVIRDPLGTGLGAKPICSTDVFCFAPPDTPGTDLPPGVLHPRRVMRGVVSGVRDYGNRMGIPTVNGAVCFDPRYLGNPLVYCGNVGLIPRDKSFKEVLPGDWIVALGGRTGRDGIHGATFSSAELTSESESVSGGAVQIGNAITEKMVLDVVLQARDRNLFHAITDCGAGGFSSAVGEMGADLGARVDLEKAPLKYTGLSYTEIWISEAQERMILAVGPDQWPEFLSLCQAEGVEATILGQFVPTGRLQLFYAGTLVGDLDMQFLHDGRPPVIRPATYTPHNDSPLTVKGELPSLQNVLPRVLADWNVCSKEWIIRQYDHEVQGGSVLKPLVGPAQSGPGDAAVVRPVLRSQRGMVVSCGICPSFGDYDTYHMAASAFDEAVRNAVAVGADPRQIAVLDNFCWGDCEKPETLGALVRAAQACHDLAIAWKMPFVSGKDSLNNEFRYVDGAGQKRTIAIPHTLLISALGQVADVHHCVSMDLKRAGNRLCLVGNTHEELAGSRYAKIVGATGGAVPKVDPALAWRIFVAIHQAIGQGLLAACHDLSEGGLAVALAEMAFAGELGVAVEFACLPGTVRLASLANAPLYSQTILFSESNSRFLCEVPPDLTARFEQCLAGLPHAWIGHVIAEPVCQITINKDAGGVVEHARWNLAELFAAWRGPLDW